In Ignavibacteria bacterium, a single genomic region encodes these proteins:
- a CDS encoding T9SS type A sorting domain-containing protein, giving the protein MKKALFTLFIIMLFATVEAQWISNNMLNNSVVIAPNNQATPKIISDNDGGVIMVWQDNRTGSSSSFGDIYAQRFDKFGFKQWGDTNGLAIAVKPILERYYSICTDGKGGIIILWEDNPSPTTTIIKAQRVSKYGNKMWSDTGYSVAAYGNRQATPRVAYDNNGGCFYSYYSSEISSSDYEIKVNRLDSNGVNLWGTGIYICQSPGNPSDISVCRTSDDGFFIVWGDPRNSITNETDLYMQKVNSLGNALWQANGLPLCVRRFTQQYQNVLPDDNGGAFVAWTDRRDSISNDIYAARVRWNGTFPRSDTSAALVVDNFEQYRSELAPDMKGGAIITWYDYRNGPAFPFNIDIYAQRIDSTVNTKWTANGVNVCDAVLSQINPAIITDGNYGAIITWDDRRAGTSTYDIYGQRIDSAGVLKWGADDAPISIAAGNQYKPQMAEINNGFVTCFEDTRNGISNYDVFCQRADMNGNTLVFIQNNAGEVPRGFSLSQNYPNPFNPRTLVRFSLSVVSDVRLIIYDIKGQEVETLMSGRMQAGTYQAVWDGSGFPSGVYFCRMVTEGYTETIKMALVK; this is encoded by the coding sequence ATGAAAAAAGCATTATTTACCTTATTTATAATAATGTTATTTGCAACAGTTGAAGCTCAATGGATATCAAATAACATGCTTAATAATTCTGTCGTAATAGCTCCAAATAATCAGGCAACACCCAAAATAATTTCGGATAATGACGGCGGAGTAATAATGGTATGGCAGGACAACAGGACGGGTTCGAGTTCATCATTCGGGGATATATATGCGCAGAGGTTTGATAAATTTGGATTTAAGCAATGGGGAGATACTAACGGACTGGCAATAGCTGTGAAACCGATACTTGAAAGATATTATTCTATTTGCACTGACGGAAAGGGCGGTATAATAATCTTATGGGAAGATAATCCAAGTCCAACGACGACAATAATAAAGGCACAGAGAGTTTCAAAGTACGGAAATAAAATGTGGAGTGATACAGGGTATTCTGTTGCCGCTTATGGAAACAGACAGGCAACTCCACGGGTTGCGTATGACAATAACGGCGGATGTTTTTATTCATACTATTCGAGCGAGATATCTTCGAGTGATTATGAGATAAAGGTTAACAGACTTGACAGCAACGGAGTGAATCTCTGGGGAACGGGAATTTACATTTGTCAGTCTCCGGGGAATCCATCAGATATAAGCGTATGCCGTACGAGTGATGATGGATTTTTCATAGTATGGGGGGACCCGAGAAATTCAATAACGAATGAAACAGACCTTTACATGCAGAAGGTAAATTCATTGGGTAATGCACTCTGGCAGGCGAATGGGCTGCCTTTATGCGTAAGGAGATTTACACAGCAATATCAAAATGTATTGCCTGATGACAACGGGGGAGCTTTTGTCGCATGGACTGACAGGAGAGATTCGATTTCTAACGATATATATGCTGCAAGGGTAAGGTGGAACGGAACATTTCCAAGGAGTGATACATCAGCGGCACTTGTTGTGGACAACTTTGAGCAGTACAGGTCGGAGTTAGCACCGGATATGAAAGGCGGTGCAATAATAACGTGGTATGATTACCGCAATGGACCTGCATTTCCATTTAATATAGATATTTACGCACAGAGAATTGATTCCACGGTGAACACAAAATGGACAGCAAACGGAGTGAATGTATGCGATGCAGTTTTATCGCAGATTAATCCTGCAATTATAACAGACGGAAATTACGGAGCTATAATAACATGGGATGACAGGCGGGCAGGAACATCGACATATGATATATACGGACAGAGAATTGATTCGGCAGGAGTTTTAAAATGGGGAGCTGATGACGCACCGATAAGTATTGCGGCAGGAAATCAGTACAAACCGCAAATGGCAGAAATAAACAACGGATTTGTAACCTGCTTTGAGGATACGCGAAACGGGATAAGCAATTACGATGTATTTTGCCAGAGAGCAGATATGAACGGGAATACGCTTGTATTCATTCAAAATAATGCGGGTGAAGTACCAAGAGGATTTTCATTATCACAGAATTATCCGAATCCGTTTAATCCGAGGACACTTGTTCGATTTTCGTTGTCAGTCGTCAGCGATGTCAGACTGATAATTTATGACATCAAGGGGCAGGAAGTGGAAACGCTTATGAGCGGGAGAATGCAGGCAGGTACATATCAGGCGGTCTGGGACGGTTCGGGATTTCCGAGCGGAGTTTATTTCTGTAGGATGGTTACGGAAGGATATACGGAGACGATTAAGATGGCTTTAGTAAAATAA
- a CDS encoding MFS transporter: protein MDVSTTKKNISAILIVSALGYFVDIYDLILFSIVRITSLKSLGFSGHELFDYGVLLINMQMGGMLIGGIIWGILGDKKGRISVLFGSIFLYSIANITNGFVTDLPQYAVLRFIAGVGLAGELGAGITLVSEVMPKETRGYGTMTVATVGIFGAVVAALVGDFFDWRTAYFIGGGMGIALLILRIGVYESGMYSAIKKSDVLKGGFHKLFINKNNLIKYLHCIAVGLPIWYIVGVLITFSPEFAKAFGLNVEIQAGTAVMYCYIGLAVGDLLSGALSQFFKSRKKIIGLFIILEAVFIIVYLFLNKFDSTFFYSLCLMLGVSGGYWAVFVTNAAEQFGVNIRATVTTTVPNFVRGAVVPATFLFQYLTPGIGIVYSALFVGFVTVIIAFISMTKLQETFGKDLNYIEEH from the coding sequence ATGGACGTTTCCACTACTAAGAAAAATATATCTGCAATCCTAATTGTATCTGCTCTCGGATACTTTGTCGATATTTATGACCTCATTCTATTCAGCATCGTCAGAATCACCTCTCTTAAATCTCTTGGCTTTAGCGGACATGAATTATTCGATTACGGTGTGCTCCTTATTAATATGCAAATGGGCGGTATGCTTATCGGCGGTATTATTTGGGGAATTCTCGGTGATAAAAAAGGAAGGATATCTGTTCTCTTTGGTTCGATATTTCTTTATTCAATCGCTAACATTACTAATGGATTCGTAACCGATTTACCGCAATATGCTGTCCTCAGATTCATCGCTGGTGTTGGTCTTGCAGGTGAACTCGGTGCAGGTATAACTTTAGTTTCGGAAGTCATGCCCAAAGAAACCCGCGGTTACGGGACTATGACTGTGGCAACTGTCGGTATTTTTGGAGCTGTGGTCGCTGCTCTCGTTGGTGATTTCTTCGACTGGCGTACGGCATATTTTATCGGTGGTGGAATGGGAATCGCTCTTCTTATTCTTCGTATTGGCGTTTACGAATCAGGTATGTATAGTGCTATTAAAAAATCCGATGTACTTAAAGGTGGATTCCATAAATTGTTTATAAATAAAAATAACTTAATTAAATACCTTCACTGCATTGCTGTGGGTCTTCCTATATGGTATATAGTTGGAGTTCTTATTACGTTCTCACCTGAATTTGCCAAAGCATTCGGTCTTAATGTTGAAATTCAGGCTGGCACTGCTGTAATGTATTGTTACATCGGACTCGCTGTCGGTGACCTCCTTAGCGGTGCTTTAAGCCAGTTTTTTAAATCACGGAAAAAGATTATTGGACTGTTCATAATACTCGAAGCTGTTTTCATAATCGTGTATCTGTTCCTTAATAAATTCGACTCAACATTCTTCTATTCCCTCTGCCTGATGCTCGGTGTTTCTGGCGGATACTGGGCTGTCTTCGTTACAAATGCCGCGGAACAGTTCGGTGTGAACATACGTGCAACAGTTACTACTACCGTTCCGAATTTTGTACGCGGTGCTGTTGTACCCGCAACTTTCCTGTTTCAGTACCTGACTCCCGGTATTGGAATTGTCTATTCAGCTCTGTTTGTTGGATTCGTAACTGTAATTATAGCTTTTATCTCAATGACAAAACTTCAGGAAACATTCGGCAAAGACCTGAACTATATTGAAGAACACTGA
- a CDS encoding TerC family protein, with protein sequence MFEITLWHWAAFVAFLILMLALDLGIFNKKQHVISVKEALITSAIWIALSLAFNAVVFYLWNHQKGLEFLTGYLLEKSLSVDNIFVFILLFNYFDVPKKYQHKVLFWGIFGALIMRAILIFIGTALIAKFSWIIIVFGLFLIVAGLKMAFQKEEKIHPEKNPVVKYVKKFVPVTPEYHRDKFFIKKGGLFATPLFIVLIVVETTDLIFAFDSIPAILAITHDPFIVFTSNAFAILGLRALYFALAGFMDKFHYLKVGLSIILVFIGIKMLIASVFHIPTSTSLIVIIIILTISIIASMVRNKRNISINKT encoded by the coding sequence GTGTTTGAAATAACTCTTTGGCACTGGGCTGCCTTCGTTGCCTTCCTTATCTTGATGCTTGCTCTCGATCTCGGAATATTCAATAAAAAACAACACGTAATTTCGGTTAAAGAAGCACTGATTACAAGCGCCATCTGGATCGCTCTTTCCCTCGCATTCAATGCAGTCGTATTCTATCTCTGGAACCATCAGAAGGGTCTCGAATTTCTTACGGGTTATTTGCTTGAAAAATCATTAAGCGTCGATAATATTTTTGTCTTCATACTCCTTTTTAATTATTTCGACGTTCCCAAAAAATACCAGCATAAAGTTCTTTTCTGGGGAATCTTCGGGGCGCTCATTATGAGAGCAATTCTGATCTTCATCGGAACTGCCCTTATCGCTAAGTTCAGCTGGATAATTATTGTCTTTGGATTGTTCTTAATCGTCGCTGGTCTCAAAATGGCATTCCAGAAGGAAGAAAAGATACACCCTGAAAAAAATCCTGTAGTGAAGTATGTCAAAAAGTTTGTACCCGTTACTCCGGAATACCATAGAGATAAATTCTTCATAAAGAAGGGCGGATTGTTTGCTACTCCCCTGTTCATCGTTCTGATAGTCGTTGAAACTACTGATTTAATTTTTGCCTTCGATTCTATTCCGGCTATTCTTGCAATCACACATGACCCGTTTATTGTCTTTACTTCAAACGCATTTGCTATTCTCGGACTTCGTGCTTTGTATTTCGCTCTTGCTGGTTTTATGGATAAGTTCCACTATCTCAAGGTGGGTCTCTCAATAATTCTTGTCTTTATTGGTATTAAAATGCTAATTGCAAGTGTGTTTCATATTCCGACATCTACATCTCTTATCGTTATCATAATTATTCTGACTATATCAATCATAGCATCCATGGTCAGGAATAAAAGGAATATTTCTATTAATAAAACTTAA
- a CDS encoding SDR family oxidoreductase has protein sequence MNNTKVVWVTGASTGIGKEIAMQFSKAGYIVVVTARRKSRLVSIVKEIKFAGREAMAFVCNVASERSVNSTAKRIIENFGRIDCLVNNAGVTAFKSFLDTKVFDYDYIMNINLRGSFLTMKSVMKPMIKNKRGHIININSVSANTVYFDSSVYSASKAGLLALSNCVRKEVRKFNIKVTNIFPGATETAMWDAKTRQKNRNRMMSPEDIAKITLQTFEQPKKVLIEDIVIRPLKGDL, from the coding sequence ATGAATAATACTAAAGTAGTGTGGGTTACCGGTGCATCTACCGGTATAGGTAAAGAAATTGCTATGCAGTTTTCTAAGGCTGGTTACATTGTGGTTGTTACAGCAAGAAGAAAATCAAGGCTCGTCAGTATTGTTAAAGAAATTAAGTTTGCAGGACGGGAAGCAATGGCATTCGTCTGTAATGTCGCTTCTGAACGGTCTGTTAATTCTACCGCTAAAAGAATAATCGAAAATTTCGGAAGGATTGACTGTCTCGTGAATAACGCAGGTGTAACTGCTTTTAAGAGTTTTCTCGATACTAAAGTTTTCGATTATGATTATATTATGAATATTAATCTGCGGGGCTCGTTTCTTACTATGAAATCTGTAATGAAACCTATGATTAAGAATAAAAGAGGTCATATCATAAATATTAATTCTGTTTCCGCTAATACTGTGTATTTCGACAGCTCAGTTTATTCCGCCTCTAAAGCAGGATTGCTTGCTCTTTCAAACTGTGTAAGAAAAGAAGTCAGAAAATTTAACATTAAAGTTACTAACATATTCCCGGGTGCAACAGAAACAGCTATGTGGGATGCAAAAACACGCCAGAAAAACAGGAATAGAATGATGTCCCCCGAAGATATTGCAAAAATTACTCTTCAAACATTCGAGCAGCCTAAAAAAGTTCTAATAGAAGATATAGTTATTAGACCATTGAAGGGAGACTTATAG
- the fabG gene encoding 3-oxoacyl-[acyl-carrier-protein] reductase, whose translation MGALNGKVAVVTGGGRGIGRAIVSDFLFEGAIVIAYDKVFPEDFDAYAAEKAAKGMKVSKMTVDVTDTEGVQKVISETHKEFGSIDILVNNAGITRDKLLLRMTEEDWDLVLKVNLKGAFNTTKAVAGIMAKQRAGKIINISSVVGVMGNAGQANYSASKAGMIGLTKSTAKELGSRNVTVNAVAPGFVETEMTHQLSDEQKVAYLSVIPLKRSTNPDEVAGVVTFLASPKADYITGQVIMVDGGMIM comes from the coding sequence ATGGGCGCATTAAACGGTAAAGTAGCTGTAGTAACTGGTGGCGGCAGAGGTATTGGCCGCGCAATAGTATCTGATTTCCTATTCGAAGGAGCAATTGTTATTGCATACGATAAAGTGTTTCCTGAAGATTTCGATGCTTATGCTGCTGAAAAAGCTGCAAAAGGTATGAAAGTTTCTAAGATGACTGTTGATGTTACTGATACGGAAGGTGTTCAGAAGGTTATTTCTGAAACTCATAAAGAATTCGGAAGTATCGATATTCTAGTAAATAATGCTGGTATCACTAGAGATAAGCTTCTTCTTAGAATGACTGAAGAAGATTGGGACCTTGTTCTGAAAGTCAACTTAAAAGGTGCTTTCAACACCACAAAAGCCGTTGCTGGTATTATGGCAAAACAACGGGCAGGTAAAATTATTAATATCAGCTCTGTCGTTGGTGTTATGGGTAATGCCGGGCAGGCAAACTATTCTGCCTCAAAAGCTGGAATGATTGGACTTACTAAATCAACTGCTAAAGAACTCGGTAGCAGAAACGTTACAGTAAATGCTGTCGCTCCCGGATTTGTAGAAACTGAAATGACTCATCAGCTTTCGGATGAACAGAAGGTTGCATACTTATCCGTGATTCCGCTGAAACGTTCCACTAATCCCGATGAAGTCGCTGGTGTTGTGACATTCCTCGCATCACCTAAAGCGGATTATATAACGGGACAGGTGATTATGGTTGATGGTGGAATGATTATGTAA
- a CDS encoding DUF3109 family protein produces the protein MKEYPIEYNGIQIDPVIFTQGFVPGCNVKHCHGQCCDWGVLMDKPFKDIIMKFENEIKAVMDENQPDNSSDWFETEPEEDSDFPSGWAIGTEVYNTPQGNTQCVFKDKRGFCSIQVAANNNHMHKWAIKPKYCIMYPLTIIDNVLTYDDEHSTKLDYCGIHKKENFSQTVFEAMTEEITFILGADGYAYLNDYFQKHYKHKKKFY, from the coding sequence ATGAAAGAATATCCTATTGAATACAATGGAATACAGATAGATCCTGTTATTTTTACTCAGGGATTTGTTCCCGGATGTAATGTTAAACACTGCCACGGTCAGTGCTGCGACTGGGGTGTTCTTATGGATAAACCGTTCAAAGATATTATAATGAAGTTTGAGAATGAAATTAAAGCTGTCATGGATGAAAACCAGCCTGATAACTCTTCCGATTGGTTCGAAACAGAACCCGAGGAGGATTCTGACTTCCCTTCCGGATGGGCAATTGGGACAGAGGTTTATAATACTCCTCAAGGTAATACACAGTGTGTTTTCAAGGACAAAAGAGGCTTTTGTTCTATTCAGGTAGCTGCTAACAACAACCACATGCACAAATGGGCTATTAAACCTAAATACTGCATTATGTATCCGCTTACGATTATTGATAATGTTCTTACTTATGATGATGAACATTCAACTAAACTCGATTACTGCGGCATACATAAAAAGGAAAATTTTTCACAGACTGTCTTCGAAGCTATGACTGAAGAAATTACTTTTATTCTCGGTGCTGATGGATATGCTTATCTTAATGATTATTTTCAAAAACACTATAAACATAAGAAGAAATTTTATTAA
- the fabD gene encoding ACP S-malonyltransferase → MNKLAFVFPGQGSQSVGMGKDLYENSVLAKDLYKIADDIMGLSLSTFSFEGPQEELKQTNITQPALFVHSYILTKLIEDKVKADCTAGHSLGEYTANAYAGSVDFQSGLKLVKTRGHLMKNSGEIQPGTMAALIGLNESQVLEICEKAKVSGIVQAANFNCPGQIVVSGDVSAVDKAVEIAKGEPYKCRLAKKLEVSGAFHSELMKTSDNELRIALQNTDFKNASIPVYTNTDAAPVSDKDKIRDALSRQLVSPVKWESLIRNMIKDDVTRFYEVGAGKVLTGLIKKIDPNAVVYNISTFEDIKNI, encoded by the coding sequence ATGAATAAATTAGCATTCGTATTTCCGGGACAGGGTTCTCAATCTGTCGGTATGGGAAAAGATCTGTATGAAAATTCTGTTTTGGCAAAAGACCTGTATAAAATTGCCGATGATATTATGGGTTTGTCTTTGAGTACTTTTTCTTTTGAAGGTCCTCAGGAAGAACTTAAGCAAACAAACATTACTCAACCTGCACTCTTCGTTCATTCCTACATATTAACTAAACTTATTGAAGATAAGGTTAAAGCTGACTGTACGGCTGGACATTCACTCGGCGAATACACGGCTAATGCTTATGCCGGTTCGGTAGATTTTCAAAGCGGACTGAAGCTTGTGAAAACCCGCGGACATCTGATGAAAAATTCGGGAGAAATTCAACCCGGCACAATGGCGGCTTTGATAGGTTTAAATGAATCTCAGGTTCTTGAAATTTGTGAAAAAGCAAAAGTTTCTGGTATAGTTCAGGCTGCTAACTTTAACTGCCCCGGTCAGATTGTTGTTTCTGGAGATGTATCCGCCGTCGATAAAGCTGTTGAAATAGCTAAAGGTGAACCCTATAAATGCAGGCTCGCAAAAAAACTCGAGGTTAGTGGTGCTTTTCATTCTGAACTAATGAAAACATCCGATAATGAACTCAGAATTGCACTTCAGAATACTGATTTTAAAAATGCATCGATTCCGGTTTATACAAATACAGACGCCGCACCTGTTTCTGATAAAGATAAAATTCGTGATGCTCTGTCAAGACAGCTCGTTTCTCCCGTTAAATGGGAAAGTCTGATTAGGAACATGATAAAAGATGACGTAACGAGGTTTTATGAAGTCGGAGCAGGTAAAGTTTTAACTGGTCTTATTAAGAAAATTGACCCAAACGCTGTCGTGTACAATATTTCAACCTTTGAAGATATTAAAAATATTTAA
- a CDS encoding trypsin-like peptidase domain-containing protein, which translates to MHTQEIIENYKSVIVQIATSFGTGTGFYVKNFNLIVTNDHVVKESSEAVISGTKIPKVSMPVLFYDQKFDLAFIRVPDGLDLPDRRISSTPVHDGDRVIAIGHPYGLKYSATEGIVSKAKRIQNGLNYIQIDAAINPGNSGGPLVNTNGEIIGVNTFIIAGGDNLGFALPSEYLLNSLNEYQPFHGQYAVKCKSCENIITSDRIENDYCPECGAKIIVPQLKKESEYKPAGASQTVETILEALGKDVKLSRRGKDRWEVEEGSAKIIISYSPVGFIIGDAFICRLPKKNISSIYEFLLKENYDLENVFFGVNNQDIVLTMMIYDHYLTFESGLESFKSLLKKADYYDNYLVENYGALPRIDDEEID; encoded by the coding sequence ATGCACACACAGGAAATTATTGAAAATTATAAATCTGTTATAGTACAAATTGCTACTTCCTTCGGTACCGGTACAGGATTTTATGTTAAAAATTTTAATTTAATCGTTACTAACGACCACGTCGTTAAAGAAAGCTCTGAAGCAGTAATTAGCGGTACAAAGATTCCGAAAGTTTCTATGCCCGTTCTGTTTTATGATCAGAAATTTGACCTTGCTTTTATTCGGGTCCCCGATGGACTGGACCTGCCCGACAGAAGAATAAGCAGCACCCCTGTTCACGACGGCGATAGAGTCATTGCTATCGGACATCCTTATGGTCTTAAGTATTCCGCTACAGAAGGAATAGTCTCAAAAGCTAAACGTATTCAAAATGGTTTAAACTATATTCAGATAGATGCGGCTATTAATCCCGGTAACAGCGGAGGACCTCTCGTTAATACAAATGGCGAAATAATTGGGGTTAACACTTTTATAATTGCAGGTGGAGATAATCTCGGCTTTGCCCTTCCTTCTGAGTACCTTCTCAATTCTTTGAATGAATATCAACCCTTTCACGGACAGTATGCAGTTAAATGTAAATCTTGCGAGAATATAATAACGTCCGATAGAATCGAAAATGATTACTGTCCGGAATGCGGAGCTAAGATTATTGTACCTCAACTGAAGAAAGAATCAGAATATAAACCCGCAGGTGCGTCTCAAACTGTGGAAACTATTCTCGAAGCTCTCGGTAAGGATGTAAAGCTCTCTCGGCGCGGAAAGGATCGCTGGGAAGTTGAAGAAGGCTCAGCTAAAATAATTATCTCTTATTCTCCGGTGGGATTCATTATCGGTGATGCTTTTATATGCAGGCTGCCTAAGAAAAATATTTCGTCTATTTATGAATTCCTCCTTAAAGAAAATTATGACCTCGAAAATGTTTTCTTCGGTGTCAACAATCAGGATATAGTTCTGACGATGATGATATACGACCACTATCTTACTTTTGAATCCGGTCTTGAAAGTTTTAAGTCTTTACTCAAAAAAGCTGACTATTACGATAATTATCTTGTCGAAAACTACGGAGCTTTACCGAGAATTGATGATGAAGAAATTGATTAA
- a CDS encoding anhydro-N-acetylmuramic acid kinase yields MKKFQKILKKSDRLIIGTLSGTSVDAVDVVLARFRGRGVNVKIDVLNYNEYRIPAEIRKYVLMVSSKESGYVDDVCRLNFLLGKFYARCINRFIKNNKINYDEIDVIGSHGQTIHHLPLTEKFGNIRYKSTLQVGDPSVIANDTGITTIGDFRTADAGVMGSGAPLVPYLDFVLFRSNTKDRIILNIGGISNLTYLPVRCEFDNVTAFDTGPGNMMIDYLTKRFYGIEYDKDCNISMRGIVNEKVLNDILNADAYFKMKPPKSTGREYYNYRFIEDILKKSKNVRHEDILRTFTEYTALSVSVSIKKYLKVKKNFDLYVSGGGANNSIIMNGLRKYNKDAAVKRVSNAGITASNKEAILFALLAHETLNMNCTNLKSVTGAKKNVVLGKICLA; encoded by the coding sequence ATGAAAAAATTCCAGAAGATACTTAAAAAATCTGATAGATTAATAATTGGTACACTTTCGGGCACATCTGTTGATGCTGTAGATGTAGTTCTAGCGAGATTCAGAGGCAGGGGTGTAAATGTAAAGATAGATGTTTTAAATTATAACGAGTACAGAATACCCGCTGAAATCAGAAAATATGTTTTAATGGTAAGTTCGAAAGAATCCGGATACGTTGACGATGTTTGCAGATTGAACTTCTTGCTAGGAAAGTTTTATGCAAGATGCATAAATAGGTTTATAAAGAATAACAAAATTAATTATGACGAAATTGATGTTATAGGTTCGCACGGACAAACTATTCATCATTTACCTTTAACAGAAAAATTCGGAAATATAAGATATAAATCAACTTTACAAGTTGGAGATCCTTCCGTAATAGCAAATGATACCGGAATAACAACTATCGGGGATTTCAGGACTGCAGACGCCGGGGTGATGGGCAGCGGTGCACCGCTCGTACCATATCTTGACTTCGTTTTGTTCAGAAGCAATACAAAAGACAGGATTATATTAAATATAGGAGGAATTTCAAATCTGACGTATTTACCCGTGAGATGTGAATTCGACAATGTGACAGCATTCGATACAGGACCCGGAAACATGATGATTGATTATTTAACAAAGAGATTTTACGGGATAGAATACGATAAAGATTGTAATATTTCCATGCGGGGCATAGTTAATGAAAAAGTTCTTAACGATATTCTTAACGCAGACGCTTACTTTAAAATGAAGCCTCCAAAATCTACCGGCAGAGAATATTACAATTACAGATTTATAGAAGATATACTTAAGAAGAGTAAGAATGTAAGACATGAAGACATATTGCGAACTTTTACAGAATATACCGCATTATCAGTCTCAGTGAGCATAAAGAAGTATTTAAAAGTAAAGAAAAATTTCGATCTATATGTAAGCGGAGGCGGTGCAAATAATTCAATTATAATGAATGGATTAAGAAAATATAATAAGGATGCGGCGGTAAAAAGAGTCTCAAATGCGGGAATTACAGCATCAAACAAGGAAGCGATTCTTTTTGCATTGCTGGCACATGAAACTCTGAATATGAATTGCACAAATTTAAAATCTGTAACCGGTGCGAAGAAGAATGTAGTTTTAGGGAAAATTTGCTTAGCATAA
- a CDS encoding SDR family oxidoreductase, with amino-acid sequence MIDKVVIITGGTGALGRFVTDKFASEGWKVYVPVTSLRKFTDLFDSSKDNNSDFALRKIYAFECDATNENSVKEFVEKVSALERGRIDMLVNTVGGFHEFIDITMFETAEFDKWFNLNFKSTFYFSREVLKVMKEKKYGRIVSISSLAARNPMPGRLSYSISKSAILDLMETINIENSESDIKCNAIIPTTIDTPANREWGSEEEIKTWVKPEAIAEVIFDLTINDKATIIKIGNQ; translated from the coding sequence ATGATAGATAAAGTAGTAATAATTACAGGCGGTACAGGAGCGCTTGGCCGATTTGTTACGGATAAATTTGCATCTGAGGGCTGGAAAGTATATGTACCAGTAACGTCATTAAGAAAATTTACTGATTTGTTTGACAGCTCAAAAGACAATAATTCTGATTTTGCATTACGAAAGATTTATGCGTTTGAATGTGATGCGACTAACGAGAACTCAGTAAAAGAATTTGTAGAAAAAGTCTCTGCGCTTGAAAGGGGAAGGATTGATATGCTTGTTAATACCGTAGGAGGATTTCACGAATTTATAGATATAACAATGTTTGAAACGGCTGAATTTGACAAATGGTTTAATCTGAATTTTAAATCTACTTTTTATTTCTCAAGAGAAGTACTGAAAGTTATGAAAGAGAAAAAATACGGAAGAATCGTTTCAATATCATCTCTTGCCGCGAGGAATCCTATGCCGGGGAGGCTTTCTTATTCCATATCAAAGTCTGCGATATTAGATTTGATGGAAACAATAAATATCGAAAATAGTGAATCAGATATCAAGTGTAATGCTATAATACCGACAACTATTGATACACCGGCTAACAGAGAGTGGGGAAGCGAAGAAGAGATTAAAACATGGGTAAAACCCGAAGCAATAGCGGAGGTTATCTTTGATCTCACGATAAATGATAAAGCAACAATAATTAAAATAGGAAATCAATAA